AAAAAGAAGCTTCTTGTCTTCGCTGTAAGCAGCCCGCTTTAAAGCATCCATATATTGTTCATGCCCATCCATCTTATGCATGTTGTTTTTGAGCATCCCCATCCAGTTGCTCACGCCTTTCATGCCATCATGGGTGGCAGCAATCCCTTCCTCACAGCTGGTGCCATAAGCCCGAAGGGTGCTATCAACCCCTTGATTTGCCATCCAGACCAAAACTTCTTCCGGTTCCTTGGCAAAGGGGAGATGGCGCAGCTTATAGAGCATTTCTTCCTGACAGCCGCGCAAAAAGATCACATCATCCAGTTCTGCCCCATCCTGAAGAATAACAAGACGGCGAAAGTTGAGAATCTCGTTGATACATCCCGCCACATCCGGGCCACGGCCCATGATGTTTCCGGTATAGATCAACACATCACCGGGCAGGAAATGATTGGCAAGCTGCCCATGCACAGCCTTGAGCTGTTCCAGCTGACCATGCACGGCAGACACGGCCCAAATGCGCCGTTTCCCTACGATTTCTGCAAATTTACTACCCTGTGACATATCCGAATTCATTCACCATAAGAAAAGGCAGGAGGATCATTTGACCCGTCCTGCCCATCCAAAAGACGTTTAGCGTGAGAAGCTTATGCAGCTTTCTCCTTCTGGAGGACGCCTTCCAGTTTCTCAGTTGCTGCAACTTTGTCAATATTTTCAACAGCTGCAACTTCATGCGCCAGACGCTCAAGCGCGGCTTCATAGATTTGACGTTCTGAGAAAGACTGGTCCGGCTGGCCAACATTGCGATAAAGATCGCGAACAACTTCTGCAATCAAAACCGGGTCGCCAGAGTTGATTTTTGCTTCATATTCCTGTGCGCGGCGACTCCACATGGTGCGCTTCACTTTGGCTTTGCCCTTCAGCGTGGTCATGGCATTTTCCATGATTTTACCAGAACTGAGTTTGCGCAAGCCAGCAGCCTTGATTTTGCCAACCGGAACACGCAACGTCATGCGCTCATGTTCAAAGGTAATGACAAACAGCTGCAATTCGTGACCACCAATTTCCTGTGTTTCCACACCAACAACGCGGCCAACGCCATGTGTCGGATACACAACAAAGTCACCAGAATCGAACGGGAGGTTTTGAGCCATATTTTTTTCTCTCTTACTCTTCACACAGGCACTCACAAAACGCTCGTCACCAAAATGGCGACAAAAAAAACCATCTGCACATCTAGGCAGAAGGGTTCAAACGACAGTGAATGTCCATATGTTGTTAGTAGGCCAGTCCAGAATTCAATCAGGTTTGACAGGTCTAATTCGACTCTGGACGGTCAAAAACCGGCCCCCACGGAACCGGCTGTTGGCACAGTATATAGCACAAGATTGGTCAAAAATACAGACCTAAGTTACAAAAACATGACAGAAACCCGCCTTCTTACAGCTCTTTTCTCTAAATCTGAAAAGAGCTGTAGGCGAAAGCGGGGTCATTTTTGTAAAAAATGCTGCAAAGCAATAAACTTAGCGATTAATCGCCTGCACCCGGCTTTTCACTCAGGTCTGCTTTTTTACCAGCTTTACCGTTTTGTTCGTCTGCACCTTCCATCGGCTCTTTCTTCGACGTAATGTTCGGCCAAACTTCAGAGAATTTCTGGTTAATTTCCAGCCATTCTTCAATGCCGTCTTCTGTATCCGGCAAAATTGCTTCCGCCGGGCATTCCGGTTCACACACACCACAGTCGATACATTCATCCGGGTTAATCACCAGCGTGTTTTCACCCTCATAGAAACAATCAACCGGGCAGACCTCCACACAGTCGGTGTATTTACATTTAATACAGTTTTCCACGACAACGTAGGTCATTTATTTCTCCGTTCATAAGATCGTTTGCGCCCGATTCGGCCATGCAAACGAATCGTTGATCCTGTTATTCACCACGGCGAAGCCCGGCAAACAGTGCAATTCAGGTAGCATAATCCGATACACACAGCAACCATATGAATAATGTGGATATTGTTTTTTTGCCTGTATTTGCATTGCCTTAGAAAAGAATAATACTTGAACGAATTTGAACAAGCTCATACCTTTTTGAAAAAGAAGGAATTCATTAATGGCTGAACGACTTTTCTACCCTGCAACTGAACGCAACCGTGAACCGATTTTATCCGTTCTTCAAGAACACCTTCCCCCAAAAGGGCGTATTCTTGAAATTGCCAGCGGCAGTGGTGAACATGTCGTTCATTTTGCAAAATCCTATCCCCATATTACATGGCACCCCAGTGATCTTGGCCCAGATTGCCTCAACAGTATTAAGGCTTGGCGCGATCATTATGGGCTGTCCAATATCGAATCTCCTTTACAGCTGGATACCACCAAAGCTGAAAACTGGCCTGAATTTAAGGTCGATGCACTGATATGTATCAATATGGTCCATATCAGCCCCTGGCCGGCAACAGAAGGCTTGATGAAAAAAGCTTCCCAACTGCTCAAAAAAGAGGGGTTCCTCTATCTCTACGGCCCTTACAAGAAAAATGGTCAACATACCGCCCCCAGTAATGTGGCCTTTGACCAACAGCTTCAGGCCACAGATTCGCGCTTTGGCGTACGTGATATGGAAAGGGTCGTCAACGAAGCTGAAAAAAACGGTCTGAAACTGACACAAACCACCGCAATGCCTGCAAATAATTTTTCCCTATTTTTTCACACAGCGTAACGTTATATGCTTTGGGTATGAGCAAGCACCCCAGTTTCAAAGCCGACATGGCTGTTTTTGCCCTGATTATTTTTCTGCTGGGCAGCGTCTTTTCCTTTTTTGTTTTGGAAAAAGACCCGGATGCCCGGCTGGGCCTGTTTGGCATCAGCATCTGGGTGCTGGTGATTATCGGGGCAATTGTGTTTCGCAAACGTGCCGCCCAGCGCGACGAAGATGAGACAACTCACGACCAGCCCAAAAAATGAAAAGGCCCACCAAAACAGGTGAGCCTCTTTATCTTGATAGAGGTTCTACAGCCCTTGTCTGTAAACCTTAAGAGCGATCGGGAACCATGATGGTTGCCTCACCCTTGATCACAGTTGTGTCGCCAACACTACAGATGGTTTCAAACTTGATCATTTTCTTGGCATCGTCTTTTTCCAGTGCTGTCACACGCGCAACAACCGTATCGCCAATTTTAACAGGGGCTTTGAATTTCAGATTTTGTTCAATGTAAATACAGCCCGGACCAGGCAGCTTTGTCCCAAAAACAGTGGAGATAAAGCCGGAGCTAAGCATGCCATGGGCAATGCGTGTTTTAAACATGGTCTGAGAGGCAAATGCTTCGTCCAAATGAACCGGGTTTGTATCGCCTGATACACCTGCAAAAGCCATGA
This sequence is a window from Terasakiella sp. SH-1. Protein-coding genes within it:
- a CDS encoding DUF938 domain-containing protein, whose protein sequence is MAERLFYPATERNREPILSVLQEHLPPKGRILEIASGSGEHVVHFAKSYPHITWHPSDLGPDCLNSIKAWRDHYGLSNIESPLQLDTTKAENWPEFKVDALICINMVHISPWPATEGLMKKASQLLKKEGFLYLYGPYKKNGQHTAPSNVAFDQQLQATDSRFGVRDMERVVNEAEKNGLKLTQTTAMPANNFSLFFHTA
- a CDS encoding CarD family transcriptional regulator; the protein is MAQNLPFDSGDFVVYPTHGVGRVVGVETQEIGGHELQLFVITFEHERMTLRVPVGKIKAAGLRKLSSGKIMENAMTTLKGKAKVKRTMWSRRAQEYEAKINSGDPVLIAEVVRDLYRNVGQPDQSFSERQIYEAALERLAHEVAAVENIDKVAATEKLEGVLQKEKAA
- the fdxA gene encoding ferredoxin FdxA, with the protein product MTYVVVENCIKCKYTDCVEVCPVDCFYEGENTLVINPDECIDCGVCEPECPAEAILPDTEDGIEEWLEINQKFSEVWPNITSKKEPMEGADEQNGKAGKKADLSEKPGAGD
- a CDS encoding MaoC family dehydratase; this translates as MEELYGYSYDEIDVGMTDVFSKTVTEADIMAFAGVSGDTNPVHLDEAFASQTMFKTRIAHGMLSSGFISTVFGTKLPGPGCIYIEQNLKFKAPVKIGDTVVARVTALEKDDAKKMIKFETICSVGDTTVIKGEATIMVPDRS